CCCATGTAAATGTTGCCCACATCAAATTGATACTTAAACCTAACAAGGACCCACTAGATCCAGGCTCGTACCGCCCAATCTCACTTATTAACCAGGATTTAAAGATCTTGACGAAAATTTTGGCCGACAGGCTGAGCTTACTAATGCCTGCCCTGATAGGTCCCTCCCAGGTAGGTTTCATTAAAGGGAGGTCGGGGGTGGCCAATATCAGGAAGGTATTGGCGACTTTGGATTGGGTGCGGCGCCGCCCTCAGCCAGCCTCGGCCCCTATTTTGTTGGCTTTGGATGCGGAAAAAGCCTTTGACTCCTTGCGGTGGGACTGGCTGGGGGTGGTGCTCGATAAATTCAGGATTTTCGGGGATATTCGCACTTTTCTGAAGGGTCTTTATTCCAGCCCAGCGGCGTGCATCCATACGGGTGGTTTCCTGTCTCAGATCTTTCCTCTTCAGAGAGGGACTAGACAGGGTTGTCCGCTTTCCCCCCTCCTCTTTGACCTAGCCATAGAACCACTGGCTAGATTTTTAGAGGACTCTGACTTATACTCTGGTATCACGATTGGTAAGAAGGAGGTCAAATTAGCCCTGTATGCTGACGATCTTCTGATTTTCATGGACGCTCCTCAGCGACACCTAGGCCCCTTAATGGAGTTCCTGAGTTTTTTTGGGTCTTTCTCGGGCTATAAAATAAACTCGACCAAAAGCGAGATTCTGGAGTTACATGCCACTAACCCtccgcagatttggcaggacgtgGGTTTCTCTCTCTCTGTGGTTAAAAAGTATGTCACTTACTTAGGGGTCAAAATAGGGAAGCTCCCAGGGTCACTATACTCGCTAAATTACCCTCCCCTTATTGCGAAAATACTATCAGAACTACAGAAGTGGCATTCCCTGCCCTTATCTCTGCTAGGAAGATGTCAGCTTATTAAAATGATGAGTTTCTCTAAGTTGCTCTACCCCCTCCAAACGCTTCCGATCCTACTGAAACACTCTGACGTCACTGCCCTAAACAAAGCGTTTACCACGTTTTTGTGGTCGGGCAGGCGCCCTCGTATCTCGCTCTCGAAGCTTATGCTATGGAAACCAGAAGGAGGGGTGAAATTCCCAAATGTACGGGGTTACAATTTAGCATGTCTTATGCGCCACATATCCGACTGGGTACATGATACCGATCTTTTCTCCAATAGGGAATTAGAACAAAACTTAGTAGCTCCTTGGAACTTGGTTTCGTGTCTTCACTCTAACATGGCCGCGTTGCCTGGGGATATTAAATCCTCGCTTTTATTGAGAGATACGATGGCAGCCTGGAAGGCGATTAGGAAGGCAATGGGTTTGCCTCATGCAATCTCAAAATGGTTACCGTTGTGGGGTCATCCAGAGTCTCCGCCAGGTACTAGTTTGAGACCCCCGGAGCTGTGGGTATCTAGAGGTTTGACCAAGGTGGAGCATCTGATGCACCCGGGGGAAAAGCGCTGGCTGACTCCAAAGGAattgaaggagagattcaccctACCGGACTCCCATTTTCTGCAAATAATGCAGATTTTGGGTTTTTGCTCATGTAGACTGCGTGATCTATCAAAGGAGGCGGCCTCAAATTCCTTTGACGAGATTCTTAGTTTCTCCCCCCAAACAGTTTCTCTCTCTAGGTTGTATAGGGCCCTCTCGGGCAATTTCACGAAAGCCAAAGCGTCTACACTTTTTAGGAAATGGGAGCTTGTCACCTTGGATGATGAGATTGGGGTGAAAATCCTGGAAGGTTGGAGTAAGGTACGTCAGTGTGTGATCAGTGAGACCTGGCGTGAAACTTTTTTTAGAATGATGCATCGAGCGATCTATGGTTTTAACTTCCCAGTCACGCCTCAGTTTCCGGACCGCATCACGCATTGTCCAAATTGCAAATTGGCGGCCACGGATTTCTGGCATGGCATGTGGACCTGTCCTGAGGTTGTAAAGTTTTGGGCTGTGGTGATTGCGTATGTCAAGACTACCTGGTCGGTGGAATTGCCTGCAGAATCCCAGACCCTGATTTTCCATTATATACGTCCAGAGACACCGACTAAGATACAGATTATAGTACACTCTGTCTTATTGGTAGCTAAAAGAGTACTGCTCCAGAGATGGCTCACGGATGCCATGCCAGACATTCCAGCGGTGGTTTCTGAACTGAGGACTCTATTGGGGTTTGAGAGGATTGAAGCATCTAGACACAAGGAAGGTTCGGCTTCCAAATTCTTCAATAAATGGTGTGCTTTTATTGAGGTGCATCTTAGTCCGACAGAGACTAGGGAATTGGTCAAACCATTTCAGTGTACATCGTGGTATCTTAAAGCATCTCTGGGTAATACCTTGGGACCCCTGGCAGTATagttctgcctcccccccccccccccctgtctatCCCCTCccatttctttccctttttttttcttcttttctctatTACTTTTGTTTTCACCTACTCGTTTAGTTAAAACTAAAAATGCAGTCAGATTTGTAAGTGCTGTACTCATGTTCCATGTGATACTGTGTTTGgctccctggctttccctgaaggtCGTGGGGGGAAAGCATGTACAATGTATGTTGTCTGGATACATGACTTTTGTGTTATATTTCTTGTGATTCTGCTTTCAAataaacagaatttaaaaaaaaaaaaggagagtcaGTGCCTTCTTTAAACagctccgacacccgggaccccctccaatcagttACTAATGACTTATCTAGAGttaaaaagtcttggaaaaccccattaacttGGACTAAtccgtgcaaaaaaaaaaaaaacacagattccACCTCCTCATTCACTAGCACAAAACAGTACAGTTGTCCATCTTCATTGTAATATGGCGCTGATTACACTGGCATCACAGCATGCTGTAAAGTGATACTCTCAGTTCACTTGTCGGTAATGTATATATGACCTCTAGTGGCCAATAtggaaatagcaatattttgtaaatgtatttagtttttcacccaaaaatatatatagcctggatttaactaagcaaatagttatgagcctcctattggataattactacatgggcgattatctttcagctggcaacaagttagtTAACCCCGACTGgggcaatgagttgcttctcatttcttaaacaaccatgtcgaaggacacatctcgtggtcatggaaaagatgttagtctgtttgagaagggtcaactcATTCCCATGcattaagcagagaaaacatctaaggagattgcagaaactactaaaattgggttaagaactgtccaacgcattattaaaaactggaaggatagtggggacccatcgtattcgaggaagaaatgtggcgggaagaaaatcctgaatgatcgtgatcggcgatcacttaaacgtttggtgaaattaaatcaacagtagaactcagggctatgtttaatagtgagagtaagagcatttccacacgtgCAATGCGaaaggaactcaagggattgggactgaacagctgtgtagccgtaagaaaaccactaatcagtgaggcaaaccagaaaaaaaggcttcaatttgctccggagcataaagattggactctggagcaatggaagaaggtgatgtggtctgatgagtccagatttaccctgttccagagtgatgggcacatcagggtaagaagagaggcagatgaagtgatgcacccatcatgcctagtgcctactatacaggcctgtgggggcagtgccagtggtgtagctagaaatgactgggccccacagcaaatttttcaatggggcccccctcccccagtaagttttccccaaccccttcctttcatgccgcccccattcctgtggctagtaaagatcgctctctcagaccaggcccggcagctgttccatccgtctatactgccactgtatataatttaattgtgtaatactgttgagggggccctgacaaaatcttttagtcctcctcctcctggatgggccccttctgggtcagggccccaaagcagccgcttcccctgcttcccctatagttacgcccctgggcagtactatgatctggggttgctgcagttggtcaggtctaggttcagcaacagtatgtgctccaagaatgaggtcagctgaatacctgaacatactgaatgaccaggttattccatcaatggattttttcttccctgatggcacgggcatattccaagatgacaatgccaggattcatcgggctcaaattgtgaaagagtggttcagggagcatgagacatcattgtcacacatggattggccaccacagagtccagaccttggcTTCCTGCTTCAGCCTCATTTTTCAAGACTATCTTAGTCCATGACTTACAGCCTAGCATCATTCTACATTTCTTTCAAGCAGGGGTCGTGTCCTTTTgctacagctggtggcagttgaaggatggaactgagcatgtgtgtccacctcactgaggtggacagagaaattataaAAAGAGCagacagtaggtggcgctatacagatggatGTCATTACAATAACACAGTGgcttataatacatttttaattacatgccgttacataagtatttagatccaggtgctgttttgaaatctgtagaatatttttttgtgggacaaccccattTCATCAGAAGCAAAAGTCACAAATCTTTGGTACCATATAAGCAGACGCCTCGTAAAAGGGTTGTGTAGATCtagaaaaacatgttttttcccTAGAAACCGTGCCAAACCTGTCAATAGATTGTGTCTAgtactgcagttcagctccattgaagtgaatgtggacGATGAACTATAATACCACATATGACCTGTGGACAGGTGGGGAAAAAAGCTATGGTGttctaatcctggaaaacccctttaaacgggGTTGGCTCAAAAATTAATCTGGTCCATTTGCCTTATTAGAACATATAGATGTCATTGGGTGTGGGGGTATCATGATTGAACCCCCCTTGCACCAGAGTGGAGACCTGCTAACAAAGAGCAACTTTAAGCTATTTGGCCTGACCACTTGTTACACATCAGTGGTCTCTAGCTTGTGGCTGtcagggtatgctgggagttgtggtggaGAGCCATATGTTGGAGAACATTATCTCCCATTGATTTGGACAGTTGGCATTTAATAGTATTGGCTGACCACAACTTCTTGTGGCAAGATGTGATGTTCGCTGGAGGTTTCAGAAACCGTGCTCATGCCAATCTGCTAACCATCAGGCCGGCTTCATAGTAAAAGGCCTTTGTCTAGTTGAGGTCACCCACTTTAACTTTCAAATTTCTTCTTCAACTCTGAAACTTTGGGAAGAGAAGTCACGCCCAGGCCAATAGGTTGTGGAGACAAAGCTTTGCTTGGTGGTTCATCTCCGACATCGCCATCTAAATGTATAATGGGCTGAGGGACGTTTGATGTGGGGCTTTTGGGTACATttagctttggtgtgctctgaGTCCTAAGGAAAACGGGGCGTATATTATAAGTAGAGGCGCTTGATTTTGGGCTGCAGTAGTTTTGTGAGATAGGCCTTGTATTAAACGACCAGTTATGACCACCTACTCTTTGCGCCTCTATGGATTCTTTCTTAGTCCCAGTCCATACCAACCTTGGGTCAATGGAACCAGCCTGAAAACAAGAGATAGCTGAGCGGACATTTGGTCCATAAACAATAAGGGGAGTTCCATTTGGAGTGTTTGTGACCCTTGTAACCTGTCTGGTCATGCTAGGCTCCTCAGGTAAGACCTCTTTCTGCTTTATGGACTCTTCAATCATGGTAGGAACTAGAGAAATTACATCTTGCTCTGGTTCGACTAAAGGAATTGGCAAATTAACCTGAGGAACTGCTGGTGTAACCTCTGAAGGCTGCACAATAATCTGTGGAAGGGTGGAAGACGGCTCTGGATTCTGGACAGTCGACACTGACAGCCTTGCAGTGTCCTGTATTGTCTGCGGAGTGTCTTCTTGAATGGGCAACGTCTCCTCCATGGTTTCTGAGGCGTTCAACGTGCTCTCAGATGTTGATAAAGAGCCCTCAGGTTCTTTGCAGTCTACTGATCCCTCATCCACTTCTTGCAGGTACCAAAGGTTGGAAGTTCGTGGCTGACTCAAACTCAACTGCAGGTCCTCATCACTAGGAGCACATAAAGACTGGAACTGGAGGAAATAATAATCATTATTTGTGTATCTGGAATTGAAGTTAACTATTACTGTAATATGCGTGGTCTCTCACTCACCCGAGTAAAGTATCCGCTGTCATCTAGGTTGAAGCAGTCTAAGCTGTGCGCACCATATAACGCATGTCCCTCAGCTGGAGCTCTTGTACTTAGGGTCTCAAAAATTTCATTCAGCAGATCCATGCCCTCATCTAGAAGAGGGAAGTCGTCTTCACCTGGTCCAGGATCCACCTCTTTTCCTTCCTCACCATATCTGAGAGAAAATACAGTACAATGGGCGAtagcattcagtgtaatttatggTGTTTGCTTCACATGGACCTGTCGAAGCTAGGCAGGATTAGTTACTGAATTCCAGGACGATTCACTCACTTTTGGCTTTCCCAGTTCTCTCCTTCTGTGAACTTCTTTCCCGGTCTCCTGGGACGAGACTATGAAAAATATGATAAATACATTTACAGCAACTGTCAGGAAAGATCCTGAGCCGACATACCTTTAGGCCTCATCCTGACAGCCGTAATGTgaccacattttagcattgcgACCCGAATGTGGACCCAAAGACCCAAGAATTTAAAAGGTCTTGGATttaaatactaatgacctataaTCAGGATAGGTGTGATCCAACTTCCGTGACCCCCGCCAATCATCTGTCATGTGGCGTTTCTGCAgaacagtcccattcaagtgagtggtATTGAGCTGTAATACCGAGCACAGGCGCTATACAAGGTGCGATATACTATGAAGAGagcttcagacagctgatcggtggggggtcagGTATTGGATCAGAACCGaccagatatcgatgacctatgttgaggatacgtcatcaatactGTACTCTAAGGAAACCCTATATAGTGGTGGGGATTGTCATTTACCTGTCCAAAGTGCTGTGTAATGGGCAGCCGGTTCTGTAATTTCTCGTGGTTCTTGGTAGGATAAATGTCCGCTTTGAATGAACCAACACGCTGCATCTGATGATCCTGACGAAGAACACGCCAAGATACAATACGAAGAATAGCAACAAACAACTGGATACCAGGGACTGAAGCACCAAAGCAGTGACACTAGGGACTGAAGTGCCAGACCAGTGACACCAGGGAACTGGACTGGATGGCGGGGATTGAAGAATCAAACCAGTGACACCAGGGACTGGTCTGTACACTGGGGGGCTGAATCACCAAACCAATGACACCAGAGAACTGGACTGGATATAAAGGACTGAAGCATCAAACCAGTGACACCAGAGGACTGGACTGGATATCAAGGACTGAAGCATCAAACCAGTGACACCAGAGGACTGGACTGGATATCAAGGACTGAAGCATCAAACCAGTGACACCAGAGGACTGGACTGGATATCAAGGACTGAAGCATCAAACCAGTGACACCAGAGGACTGGACTGGATATCAAGGACTGAAGCATCAAACCAGTGACACCAGGGACTGAACTGTACACTGGGGGGCTGAATCACCAAACCAATGACACCAGAGAACTGGACATAAAGGACTGAAGCAGCAAACCAGTGACACCAGGGTCTAAAGCTCCAAAGGACTGGACTGAACACCGGGGACTAAAGTACCAAACCAGTGACACCAGGGGCTAGACTGGACACTGGACCTGAAGTACCAAACCAGTGACACCAAGGACTTAAGCACCAATCCAGTTACACCAAGGACTGGACTGAACACCGGGAACTGAAGCCCCAAACCAGTGACACCAGGGGCTAGACTGGACACTGGACCTGAAGTACCAAACCAGTGACACCAGCTGTGGCGTGCAGTCAGCGCTGTGACCGTCCATCATATCCCCAGTAATGGCGGATAATGCTCACCTTGTGTTTGATGCGTCGCTTCATTCCCTGCAGACCTGTTCTCGCTTGTCCCTTGGCCTAAAGTACATGATACAAGCAGTGTACGTGATAACATGGCGTCTTCACTGTCTCTAATGGTCACTGCCCCCCTGACTTACGTATCGCAGCATGTTCCTGACTGTGGGGTGGGTGCGGTTCTTCATGTTATTGATCAGAGTGCCGCCTCCTTTCTGGGGGGAAATACAGACGGGCGGCATGAATGAAATGTGCGGAAAGTCccatgggggtcattcacattgctagcaaggactgcaatgagagggGCACGTTCTGGAGGACTCGAGAcgtccattcatctgaatggctgccatgtaatactacatttccccaGCAAAATCAGCCGTGGCCAAGACTGCTGGATCGGGGCGATCGGATGGTTGGTTTTACCTTGAGGTTTTCCAGCCACATCTGATAAGACTTGGAGGCCCCTGAAAATGAATAGAAAATAATCAGCGGCTTTATAAAGCTGGATGGAAATATAATGTGCAGTGATTTACTACATTGTTTTCAGTCAGGAGGTGTATCCTTTCTACTGCATCAGCAActat
The Bufo gargarizans isolate SCDJY-AF-19 chromosome 2, ASM1485885v1, whole genome shotgun sequence genome window above contains:
- the LOC122927152 gene encoding DENN domain-containing protein 1B-like isoform X2 yields the protein MESRIKENPDRIFEGFFDVLCPTAQDKDPELKRQFPEHFDDQDSVITLTKFCFPFNVERWQNPSVQHFSFTLTDLQGYQRFGFCRLSVNAKNCTCILSCLPWFELFYKLLNNIAEHLVKDQVSEVTELLQTLYDHPIPEVNKPLSIEMFSYFVVPDLTKLPSIPENRNLTEFLVAVPVDTMLQLYASLLCERRILITSSKLSTLTACVHASAGLLYPMYWQHIYIPTLPPHLLDYCGAPMPFLIGVHSSLTEQVNLGVLEDVVVFNMDTNNLETPFRDLDNLPQHVVSLLKLQLTKQSTLMGDGVSHAFLGAQALLFGSYRDALICTPGEPISFCQDTFLNNKCSSMRTFLQDAVHLQLFTQFIDSRLEKLNSGEEFTDVFEQEVTSCGLSGASKSYQMWLENLKKGGGTLINNMKNRTHPTVRNMLRYAKGQARTGLQGMKRRIKHKSRPRRPGKKFTEGENWESQKYGEEGKEVDPGPGEDDFPLLDEGMDLLNEIFETLSTRAPAEGHALYGAHSLDCFNLDDSGYFTRFQSLCAPSDEDLQLSLSQPRTSNLWYLQEVDEGSVDCKEPEGSLSTSESTLNASETMEETLPIQEDTPQTIQDTARLSVSTVQNPEPSSTLPQIIVQPSEVTPAVPQVNLPIPLVEPEQDVISLVPTMIEESIKQKEVLPEEPSMTRQVTRVTNTPNGTPLIVYGPNVRSAISCFQAGSIDPRLVWTGTKKESIEAQRVGGHNWSFNTRPISQNYCSPKSSASTYNIRPVFLRTQSTPKLNVPKSPTSNVPQPIIHLDGDVGDEPPSKALSPQPIGLGVTSLPKVSELKKKFES
- the LOC122927152 gene encoding DENN domain-containing protein 1B-like isoform X1 gives rise to the protein MESRIKENPDRIFEGFFDVLCPTAQDKDPELKRQFPEHFDDQDSVITLTKFCFPFNVERWQNPSVQHFSFTLTDLQGYQRFGFCRLSVNAKNCTCILSCLPWFELFYKLLNNIAEHLVKDQVSEVTELLQTLYDHPIPEVNKPLSIEMFSYFVVPDLTKLPSIPENRNLTEFLVAVPVDTMLQLYASLLCERRILITSSKLSTLTACVHASAGLLYPMYWQHIYIPTLPPHLLDYCGAPMPFLIGVHSSLTEQVNLGVLEDVVVFNMDTNNLETPFRDLDNLPQHVVSLLKLQLTKQSTLMGDGVSHAFLGAQALLFGSYRDALICTPGEPISFCQDTFLNNKCSSMRTFLQDAVHLQLFTQFIDSRLEKLNSGEEFTDVFEQEVTSCGLSGASKSYQMWLENLKKGGGTLINNMKNRTHPTVRNMLRYAKGQARTGLQGMKRRIKHKDHQMQRVGSFKADIYPTKNHEKLQNRLPITQHFGQSRPRRPGKKFTEGENWESQKYGEEGKEVDPGPGEDDFPLLDEGMDLLNEIFETLSTRAPAEGHALYGAHSLDCFNLDDSGYFTRFQSLCAPSDEDLQLSLSQPRTSNLWYLQEVDEGSVDCKEPEGSLSTSESTLNASETMEETLPIQEDTPQTIQDTARLSVSTVQNPEPSSTLPQIIVQPSEVTPAVPQVNLPIPLVEPEQDVISLVPTMIEESIKQKEVLPEEPSMTRQVTRVTNTPNGTPLIVYGPNVRSAISCFQAGSIDPRLVWTGTKKESIEAQRVGGHNWSFNTRPISQNYCSPKSSASTYNIRPVFLRTQSTPKLNVPKSPTSNVPQPIIHLDGDVGDEPPSKALSPQPIGLGVTSLPKVSELKKKFES